The window CCAGGAAGTTAAGCCTATGGTCTTTGCTGGCGTCTACCCTGTTGATCCAAATGACTACGAAGGTTTGCGTACATCTTTGGAGAAACTGCAGTTGAATGATGCCTCATTAACCTTCCAGCCAGAGAGCTCTCAGGCTTTGGGCTTTGGTTTCCGTTGTGGCTTCTTAGGCCTGCTTCACATGGAGATTATACAGGAGCGTTTGGATCGTGAGTTCAATATGGATGTTATTACCACTGTTCCTAACGTAAGCTACATGGTATATGACAAGCAAGGAAACGAGAAAGAGGTTCATAACCCATCTGGTCTACCAGATCAGACAATGATTGATCATATTGAAGAACCATATATCAAGGCATCTATTATTACTTCCAGCGAGTTCATAGGTCCTATCATGACGCTTTGTCTTGATAAGCGAGGTGAACTTATTAGCCAGAACTATGTGAGTGGAAATCGTTTGGAACTCCTCTTCATGATTCCGTTGGGTGAGATTGTGATAGACTTTTATGATAAGTTGAAGAGCATTTCAAAAGGATACGCTTCATTTGATTATCATATAGATTCGTACCGCCCTTCTAAGTTGGCAAAGCTTGATATTCTTTTGAATGGAGAGCCTGTTGATGCCCTTTCAGCACTGACACATGAGAGTAATGCTGTTGTGTTTGGACGAAGAATATGCGAGAAGCTAAAAGACTTAATTCCACGTCAGCAGTTTGATATCGCTATTCAGGCTGCTATCGGAGCAAAGATTATAGCAAGAGAGACCGTTAAGCAAGTACGTAAGGATGTTACTGCCAAGTGTTATGGTGGTGACATTAGCCGTAAGCGTAAACTTCTTGAGAAGCAGAAGAAGGGTAAGAAGCGTATGAAGCAGATTGGAAACGTACAGGTACCACAGAAGGCATTCCTTGCAGTATTGAAGTTAGATTAAAATCAAAGGTATAAGAAAGGAAAGGAAAATGAAAGATTTGGTAAACGATACAAGAGATATAGCGCGTGAATTGGCACGTAAATATAGTACGATGACTCATGACGAGTTGGATGTACTTGAAAGTATCCTCGTGCCAATGAAATTCGCTAAAGGACAGATGATTCTCAGTGAGGGTGAGGTCTGCAAGCACGTTTATTATATAGAAAGAGGTCTTATTCGCCAATTCTATTTCAAAAATGGTAAGCAGATTACAGAACACTTAGGAGAGGACAGAAGTATCTTTATGTGTATTGAAAGTCTTTTCCGTGAGGAGCCTACTAAACTACAAGTTGAGGCTTTAGAGCCAACATGGGTTTATGCTCTACCAAAACAGAAGTTAGAGCAGGTAGCACTTCATAATGTCAACATTCAGATTCTCTATCGTAAGATATTGGAAGAGAGTCTTATCACTTCACAGGTTCACGCAGACCTTGTACGTTTTGAGACTGCACAAGCTCGTTATAAGAGAATGTGTAAGCTAAGCCCACAGGTTATCTTGCGTGCACCACTGGTTTATATTGCCAGCTATCTGCAGATGACCCCAGAAACATTAAGCCGTGTTCGTTCATCAACATTGCTTGATGATTAATACGTTTTTATACTAATCAAGCGTTATAAGCAGTTAGAGGAGTTAAATAATCACCTACTATTCGTATTGAAAAGCGAATGATAGAAGATGATGGTAATTATTTAACTCCTCTAACTTTTTTCTTTTTATAAATCATGATAGAAGGGAGAATACATTAATTGGGACTCCCAGTAATCTATCTAACCACCCTATCCTACTTCCCTAACTCTCCCACATAGTGGATAATTCTCCCTTCACTTGTCACACCTTCAATTATAATATG of the Prevotella melaninogenica genome contains:
- the lepA gene encoding translation elongation factor 4, which encodes MNHIRNFCIIAHIDHGKSTLADRLLEYTQTIKITGGQMLDDMDLERERGITIKSHAIQMEYTLDKEKYVLNLIDTPGHVDFSYEVSRSIAACEGALLIVDATQGVQAQTISNLYMAIDHNLEIIPVINKIDMPNAMPEEVEDEIVDLIGCDPEDIIRASGKTGEGVPDILEAIIKRIPSPTGDIKAPLQALIFDSIFNSFRGIITLCKIENGVIRKGDKVKFVQTGMEYAADEVGVLKMDMMPTQQLSTGEVGYIISGIKNATEVKVGDTVTHIVNPCEKAIEGFQEVKPMVFAGVYPVDPNDYEGLRTSLEKLQLNDASLTFQPESSQALGFGFRCGFLGLLHMEIIQERLDREFNMDVITTVPNVSYMVYDKQGNEKEVHNPSGLPDQTMIDHIEEPYIKASIITSSEFIGPIMTLCLDKRGELISQNYVSGNRLELLFMIPLGEIVIDFYDKLKSISKGYASFDYHIDSYRPSKLAKLDILLNGEPVDALSALTHESNAVVFGRRICEKLKDLIPRQQFDIAIQAAIGAKIIARETVKQVRKDVTAKCYGGDISRKRKLLEKQKKGKKRMKQIGNVQVPQKAFLAVLKLD
- a CDS encoding Crp/Fnr family transcriptional regulator, with amino-acid sequence MKDLVNDTRDIARELARKYSTMTHDELDVLESILVPMKFAKGQMILSEGEVCKHVYYIERGLIRQFYFKNGKQITEHLGEDRSIFMCIESLFREEPTKLQVEALEPTWVYALPKQKLEQVALHNVNIQILYRKILEESLITSQVHADLVRFETAQARYKRMCKLSPQVILRAPLVYIASYLQMTPETLSRVRSSTLLDD